In Parasteatoda tepidariorum isolate YZ-2023 chromosome 2, CAS_Ptep_4.0, whole genome shotgun sequence, one DNA window encodes the following:
- the LOC107453331 gene encoding chitin deacetylase 7, protein MRDNSISDKTYISSKFPHFDRSVFKMKTVKCFVLLCSVLFGIITVNASKTSGRFKKKNTFECPMEYGVFANPTDCRRFYTCNGDVAYDTPCPTPLYFDDSKKLCVYKTKDLQCGPVPMTTPVPTTPDPNASPSCEPQSCRLPDCFCSEDGTLIPGNFLPKDTPQMIILTFSGALNVLNAEPFSFLLNETRLNPNGCPIKATFFVPHEYTSYFYVQKLYGLGHEIAAQTITNRQPEEFWPKATHEEWVEEVIGQKEILRTFANVSREDVLGMRAPFLKPGGNNMLSMIYDYGLDYDSSLAAPLSEVPLWPYTLDYHLPHKCISENCPTRSFPGIWEFPLNTYSTADETGATCVFLDQCVFPDDPEVIFEFLSFNFLRHYTTNKAPFVMNFHVNWVTDDSKVAALDVFLDHVMETYPDVWFVTMQQALEWLRNPVQAEQAKVFEAWKCPRTRMPSCNIPRTCRVKLMEGARADVRYLQLCGKCPERYPWLNNIRGTKEGKSVKDLVQKTTT, encoded by the exons ATGCGTGACAACTCAATCTCTGATAAAAcctatataagttcaaaatttccTCATTTTGACAGAAGTGTATTCAAAATGAAGACTGTTAAGTGTTTCGTTTTGCTGTGCAGTGTTTTATTTGGGATAATTACTGTCAAtg CTTCTAAGACTAGCGGCAGATTCAAGAAAAAGAACACTTTTGAGTGCCCTATGGAATATGGAGTGTTTGCTAATCCTACTGACTGTCGGAGATTCTATACCTGCAACGGAGATGTAGCTTACGATACCCCCTGTCCCACTCCTCTCTATTTCGATGACTCTAAGAAACTCTGCGTTTACAAGACTAAAGATCTGCAGTGTGGTCCCGTTCCAATGA CAACTCCAGTTCCTACAACTCCTGATCCTAATGCGTCTCCAAGCTGCGAGCCGCAATCCTGTCGCTTGCCAGACTGCTTCTGTAGCGAAGATGGTACTCTTATTCCTGGTAACTTCTTGCCGAAGGACACTCCTCAGATGATCATCCTGACATTTAGTGGAGCTTTGAACGTTCTGAACGCCGAACCTTTCAGCTTCCTATTGAACGAGACTAGACTGAACCCAAATGGATGTCCCATCAAAGCCACGTTCTTTGTTCCTCACGAGTATACCAGTTACTTCTACGTCCAAAAGTTGTATGGCCTTGGTCACGAGATTGCAGCTCAGACTATAAC aaaTCGCCAACCCGAAGAATTCTGGCCTAAAGCTACACACGAAGAATGGGTCGAGGAGGTCATTGGACAAAAAGAAATACTACGTACTTTTGCAAATGTCTCCAGAGAAGATGTACTCGGCATGCGTGCCCCTTTCCTGAAACCTGGTGGCAATAACATGTTGAGCATGATCTACGACTATGGTCTGGATTACGACTCTTCCTTGGCAGCGCCTTTGTCAGAAGTACCCTTGTGGCCTTACACTCTGGATTACCACTTACCACACAAATGCATATCCGAAAATTGCCCTACTAGATCTTTTCCTGGAATCTGGGAATTTCCCCTCAATACTTATTCGACAGCTGACGAAACTGGAGCTACTTGTGTCTTTCTGGATCAATGCGTCTTTCCTGACGATCCCGAAGTAATCTTCgagtttttaagtttcaatttcttACGCCACTACACTACAAACAAGGCACCTTTTGTCATGAATTTCCACGTCAATTGGGTCACAGATGACAGCAAGGTGGCAGCTCTAGATGTCTTCTTGGATCATGTTATGGAAACTTACCCCGACGTTTGGTTCGTGACCATGCAGCAGGCTTTAGAATGGTTGCGCAACCCTGTTCAAGCTGAGCAAGCGAAGGTCTTTGAGGCCTGGAAGTGTCCCAGGACGAGGATGCCCAGTTGCAACATTCCTCGCACTTGCAGAGTCAAGTTAATGGAGGGTGCACGGGCTGACGTAAGGTATTTACAACTCTGTGGGAAGTGCCCCGAAAGATATCCTTGGTTGAATAACATCAGGGGTACGAAGGAAGGCAAAAGTGTGAAAGATTTGGTCCAAAAAACTACTACATAA